One Tamlana carrageenivorans genomic region harbors:
- a CDS encoding RagB/SusD family nutrient uptake outer membrane protein: MKKNKYILILLLLVVGLPMVGCSDLEEEPVGLLSPDGFFSTTQDIQTAVNGALTHAINEEIWGRKLSISLLLRSDMVNLQSSQQHRVEMDMHSITGDNEMVYDPWYRIYKGIAAANNAIAGADDVNEPADIKNPVVAQAYFARAFYYFHLVRLFGSVPYIDAPIEDVEVASTISCSSVSDIYAHIISDLEYAEKWLPVSHSVPQGAAAIPTKGAASSYLALVYLTRATTDLAGGSSADFTTAYNYAKKVINSGVYRLDDNFQTLFNANDIDTSPEPIFALDYNNVEADDNAYDQTSPMTGIRSDDDDQGWSVAVPVMAVYDSFDPEDYRRRVSFQTEVTIRGTTVDYTQFDISGHEHAGNMPYIAKYSRFPGPYARGNKRATSHNYSMIRYAEVLLIAAECAVETGDSAAALMYINQVRARARKGGASTNGGYVAETVPASAVPADLTGTVTIADVLEERRIELAFEGKRWYDIKRRKLGDAVFGPSGYEGSKPDWNAAVDYDTPIPQDEIQRNSNLKNADF; encoded by the coding sequence ATGAAAAAAAATAAATATATATTAATATTGTTATTGTTGGTAGTAGGTCTACCAATGGTAGGATGCTCTGATTTAGAAGAAGAGCCAGTAGGATTGTTATCTCCAGATGGATTCTTTTCTACGACTCAAGATATCCAAACGGCTGTTAACGGAGCGTTAACCCATGCGATTAATGAGGAAATTTGGGGAAGAAAGCTTTCTATCTCTTTATTATTGCGTTCAGATATGGTTAATTTACAATCTTCTCAACAGCATAGGGTAGAGATGGACATGCACTCTATTACTGGAGATAATGAAATGGTTTACGATCCATGGTATAGAATCTATAAAGGAATCGCGGCAGCTAATAATGCAATTGCTGGTGCTGATGATGTAAATGAGCCAGCTGATATTAAAAATCCAGTTGTAGCGCAAGCTTATTTTGCACGTGCATTTTACTACTTTCATTTAGTACGTTTATTTGGATCTGTTCCATATATTGATGCTCCTATCGAAGATGTGGAAGTTGCTAGTACAATTTCTTGTTCTTCAGTATCTGATATTTATGCTCATATTATTTCTGATTTAGAATATGCTGAAAAATGGTTACCTGTAAGTCACAGTGTTCCTCAAGGTGCAGCTGCTATACCTACTAAAGGTGCAGCGAGTTCTTACTTAGCTTTGGTATATTTAACAAGAGCAACGACTGATTTAGCTGGTGGTAGTTCAGCCGATTTTACTACAGCTTACAACTATGCTAAAAAAGTTATAAACAGTGGTGTTTATAGATTAGATGATAATTTCCAAACCTTGTTTAATGCAAATGATATCGATACTTCTCCAGAGCCTATTTTCGCATTGGATTATAATAATGTAGAAGCTGATGATAATGCTTACGATCAAACATCGCCAATGACTGGTATTAGAAGTGATGACGATGATCAAGGTTGGTCGGTTGCTGTTCCTGTAATGGCTGTATATGATTCTTTTGATCCTGAAGATTATAGAAGACGAGTAAGTTTCCAAACCGAAGTTACTATTAGAGGTACTACAGTTGATTATACTCAATTTGATATTAGTGGTCATGAGCATGCTGGTAACATGCCTTATATTGCAAAATATTCGCGTTTCCCTGGGCCTTACGCTCGTGGTAATAAAAGAGCAACTAGTCATAACTATTCTATGATTCGTTATGCTGAAGTGTTACTAATCGCGGCTGAATGTGCTGTTGAAACTGGTGATAGTGCTGCTGCTTTAATGTATATAAACCAAGTGAGAGCAAGAGCTCGTAAAGGTGGTGCTTCTACCAATGGTGGATATGTTGCTGAAACGGTACCTGCAAGTGCTGTACCTGCAGATTTAACAGGAACAGTTACTATTGCTGATGTATTAGAAGAGCGTAGAATCGAACTTGCTTTTGAAGGCAAAAGATGGTACGACATCAAAAGAAGAAAGTTAGGTGATGCTGTTTTCGGACCATCAGGTTACGAAGGTTCTAAGCCAGATTGGAATGC
- a CDS encoding SusC/RagA family TonB-linked outer membrane protein, whose translation MNLKTKLALMLMMIFNISLFAQDGYQVSGTVTDENNTPIPGINVIIAKTTTGTATDFDGGFQLEVKPGDVLQFSYIGYVSQSVKITGQKTISVVMAEDTSQLDEVVVVGYGARKKSDVTGSVSSVKSEELTAFPVLDASQALQGRAAGVDVQTNNGGEPGAPISIKIRGNTSINASSNPLIVVDGFVGANMPQAGDIESMQVLKDASATAIYGSQGANGVIMITTKKGKSGRLTVELNSTYSVQNTSNRLDLLNADDFADYQNQIRVNQGNSNAYVQDAYDTDWQDMIYRTGGTANHQLSFSGGTDKAQFYASGTYYNQDGILVNSGYERVTFLTNVDAQVTDKLKLGVNLTGGLSQKSGVTTQSNGSVTVGGDDVVTLAMRFAPDKGVYNSDGSFSTNDKIGDEVDNPYAVATQRDDDTEIENFRANIFAEYQIIDGLTFKTTFGLSSRNQFRGIYMPRTLTVTAGNGLDGRAIIDQTKMRSVLSESYLTYNKEIGKGTLTLLGGFSYQNTQNNATYNEGTGTLSDSFSYYGLYSARNLIQPTVGDIYENEREIQSVFGRINYDLNDKYLFTATVRRDGASNFAKNEKYATFPSGAIGWKVSNENFLKDSNTISNLKLRASYGATGNPSIAPYQSLALSEIIYASSGGSTVSAITPFQPANPDLKWETSIQSNFGLDLGLLNNRITLSLDYYNIDTKDLIMADSGMPQYLGFGNDQILKNVGEINNTGVEVFLTTRNIVKDDFSWTSDFVFSKNKNTVTKLNKGLDIFGNGAPSYFSVNNTYILREGEEVGLFWGYEYAGVYQGGALPDGTVAVPGAVAGDPLFVDYDESGDFSTGDRKVIGNPNPDFTWGFTNNFTFKNWDLNIFFQGSQGGEIFNMTKVQLNNGDSNTTYDYYNNAWSSTNTGSNQPRVGNNSSREMSSRFVEDGSYIRLKNLALGYNLPAKVLDNIGIERLRLSVSGQNLLTFTDYSGLDPEVSYFGAQGGANGNNLASNTTRGFDFGSYPTVRSFTFGLNLTF comes from the coding sequence ATGAATTTAAAAACTAAACTAGCTTTAATGTTAATGATGATATTTAATATATCATTGTTCGCACAGGACGGATATCAGGTGTCCGGTACTGTAACAGATGAGAACAACACGCCCATTCCTGGTATCAATGTTATCATTGCTAAAACAACAACAGGAACAGCAACAGATTTTGATGGAGGGTTTCAATTAGAGGTGAAGCCAGGAGATGTACTTCAATTTTCTTATATTGGATATGTTTCACAAAGTGTTAAAATTACAGGTCAAAAAACAATTAGTGTTGTAATGGCTGAAGACACGAGTCAACTTGATGAAGTTGTCGTTGTTGGGTATGGTGCTCGTAAAAAGAGTGATGTAACAGGATCTGTTTCTTCGGTAAAATCTGAAGAATTAACAGCATTCCCTGTATTAGATGCTTCGCAAGCCTTACAAGGTCGTGCAGCGGGTGTTGACGTACAAACAAACAATGGTGGTGAGCCAGGTGCGCCTATCAGTATTAAAATTAGAGGTAACACTTCTATCAATGCTAGTAGTAACCCACTTATTGTTGTTGATGGTTTCGTAGGTGCAAACATGCCTCAAGCTGGAGATATCGAGTCTATGCAAGTATTAAAAGATGCTTCTGCAACAGCAATCTACGGTTCTCAAGGTGCGAACGGTGTTATCATGATTACGACTAAAAAAGGTAAGAGTGGAAGATTAACTGTAGAATTAAACTCGACGTACTCAGTTCAAAATACATCTAACCGTTTAGATTTATTAAATGCTGATGATTTTGCAGATTACCAAAATCAAATTAGAGTAAATCAAGGAAACTCTAACGCGTATGTACAAGATGCTTATGATACCGATTGGCAAGATATGATTTACAGAACAGGTGGAACAGCTAACCATCAGTTATCTTTTTCAGGTGGTACAGATAAAGCTCAGTTTTACGCTTCTGGTACTTACTATAACCAAGATGGTATTTTAGTAAACTCTGGTTACGAAAGAGTTACTTTCTTAACGAATGTTGATGCTCAGGTAACAGACAAGCTTAAGTTAGGTGTGAACTTAACAGGAGGTTTAAGTCAAAAAAGTGGTGTAACAACACAATCTAACGGATCGGTTACTGTAGGTGGTGACGACGTTGTAACTTTAGCCATGCGTTTTGCTCCAGATAAAGGCGTATATAATAGTGATGGATCTTTTTCAACCAACGATAAAATTGGTGATGAAGTAGATAATCCATATGCTGTAGCTACTCAAAGAGATGATGATACAGAAATTGAAAACTTTAGAGCCAATATTTTTGCTGAATACCAAATTATCGATGGTTTAACTTTTAAAACAACCTTTGGTTTAAGCTCTAGAAATCAATTTAGAGGAATTTATATGCCTAGAACTTTAACCGTAACTGCTGGTAACGGATTAGACGGTAGAGCGATTATCGATCAAACTAAAATGAGATCGGTTTTAAGTGAAAGTTACTTAACTTATAATAAAGAAATTGGAAAAGGAACTTTAACATTATTAGGAGGTTTTTCTTATCAAAATACTCAAAATAATGCGACCTATAATGAAGGTACAGGTACACTTTCTGATTCTTTTTCTTACTATGGTTTATATTCTGCTAGAAACTTAATTCAACCAACTGTTGGTGATATTTATGAGAATGAAAGAGAAATTCAATCGGTATTTGGTAGAATTAACTACGATTTAAACGATAAGTATTTATTTACAGCTACAGTAAGACGCGATGGTGCTTCAAACTTTGCTAAAAATGAAAAGTATGCAACATTCCCTTCAGGAGCTATTGGTTGGAAAGTTTCTAACGAAAACTTCTTAAAAGATAGTAATACCATTTCTAACTTAAAACTTAGAGCAAGTTATGGTGCTACAGGTAACCCATCAATTGCGCCTTACCAGTCTTTAGCGCTTTCTGAAATTATTTACGCATCAAGTGGAGGAAGTACTGTTTCTGCAATTACACCTTTCCAACCTGCTAACCCAGACTTAAAATGGGAAACGTCTATTCAATCAAACTTTGGTCTTGATTTAGGATTGTTGAATAACAGAATAACACTTTCTTTAGATTACTATAATATTGATACTAAAGATCTTATTATGGCTGATAGTGGAATGCCTCAATACTTAGGTTTTGGTAACGATCAAATCTTAAAGAATGTTGGAGAAATTAACAACACTGGTGTTGAAGTGTTCTTAACTACTAGGAATATTGTGAAAGATGATTTTTCTTGGACTTCAGATTTTGTATTCTCTAAAAACAAAAATACAGTAACAAAATTGAATAAAGGTCTTGATATTTTTGGTAATGGAGCGCCAAGTTATTTTAGTGTAAATAACACTTATATTTTACGTGAAGGTGAAGAAGTAGGTCTTTTCTGGGGTTACGAATATGCAGGAGTTTACCAAGGTGGAGCTTTACCAGATGGTACAGTAGCTGTACCAGGAGCTGTAGCAGGAGATCCTTTATTTGTTGATTATGACGAAAGTGGTGATTTCTCAACTGGAGATAGAAAAGTTATTGGTAATCCAAACCCAGATTTCACATGGGGATTCACAAACAACTTTACATTTAAAAACTGGGATTTAAACATTTTCTTCCAAGGGTCGCAAGGTGGTGAAATCTTTAATATGACTAAAGTTCAACTTAATAATGGTGATTCTAACACAACTTACGATTATTATAACAACGCTTGGTCATCTACAAACACAGGTTCTAATCAACCACGTGTAGGTAACAACAGTTCTAGAGAAATGTCATCTCGTTTTGTTGAAGATGGAAGCTATATCAGATTGAAAAACTTAGCCCTTGGTTATAACCTTCCTGCTAAAGTTTTAGATAATATCGGTATTGAGCGATTAAGACTATCTGTAAGTGGTCAAAATTTATTAACATTTACTGATTACTCAGGTTTAGATCCAGAAGTAAGTTATTTTGGTGCACAAGGTGGTGCTAACGGTAACAACTTAGCAAGTAACACGACTAGAGGTTTCGATTTTGGATCTTATCCAACCGTGAGATCGTTTACTTTCGGTCTTAACTTAACATTTTAA
- a CDS encoding biotin-dependent carboxyltransferase family protein translates to MIKVLNSGLYSSIQDLGRYGVHEYGVPYSGAMDKQAMLMANTILANAEDSAVLEMTMLGAKLEFQCDTFICISGADMRAKLNGTRIANYKMIPIKASNVLSFSSANGGIRTYLAVTGGFQSEIVMRSRSMYQGITQSHVIRNNDLLSIEPHSGQCHPKNARLKINKDDFLHGQLGVFKGPEFNLLSEAQQKLLIGKPFTISKNNNRMAYQLEEPFANKLDSIITSPVLPGTVQLTPSGEMIILMRDCQTTGGYPRVLQLKPTSLNSLAQKYAGQEVIFCF, encoded by the coding sequence GTGATTAAGGTTTTAAATAGCGGATTGTATTCTAGTATTCAAGATCTGGGGCGTTATGGGGTTCATGAATATGGTGTGCCGTATTCTGGGGCTATGGATAAACAAGCCATGCTTATGGCTAATACGATTCTCGCCAATGCCGAAGACTCTGCAGTTTTGGAAATGACCATGCTTGGTGCTAAACTAGAATTTCAATGCGACACCTTTATTTGTATTTCCGGAGCCGATATGCGTGCTAAATTAAATGGTACTCGTATTGCTAACTATAAAATGATACCAATAAAAGCTTCCAATGTTTTAAGTTTTTCTTCAGCAAACGGTGGAATCAGAACGTATTTGGCGGTTACAGGAGGCTTTCAATCCGAGATAGTTATGCGTAGCCGAAGTATGTATCAGGGGATTACGCAAAGTCATGTGATTCGGAATAATGATCTTCTCTCTATTGAGCCTCATTCAGGTCAATGCCATCCTAAAAATGCCCGTTTAAAAATAAATAAAGATGATTTTCTTCATGGTCAATTGGGTGTTTTCAAAGGTCCAGAATTTAATTTATTGTCTGAAGCACAACAGAAACTACTTATAGGAAAACCATTTACTATATCTAAAAATAATAACCGAATGGCCTACCAGTTGGAGGAGCCTTTCGCAAACAAATTAGATTCTATAATAACTTCACCCGTTTTACCAGGTACCGTGCAACTAACGCCTTCAGGGGAAATGATAATTTTAATGCGTGATTGCCAAACTACAGGAGGCTATCCTAGAGTACTTCAGTTAAAACCAACAAGCTTAAACAGTCTCGCGCAAAAATATGCGGGGCAGGAGGTAATTTTCTGCTTTTGA
- the pxpB gene encoding 5-oxoprolinase subunit PxpB: protein MSFKLSYKPFGEQGILVEWPNQISESILENVLGFKSKIRIAEDADIAEVRTAYQSVLILFHTPINFQQKIEGLKRVYASAEKEEKRTSQLWRIPVCYDDCFALDLEHLSAVKNISKSEIIKRHIQATYTVYFIGFLPGFLYLGGLDDTLSMPRKSTPRLVIEKGAVAIGGNQIGVYPSESPGGWNIIGKSPIPFFNENLNPPCFAVPGDRIEFYAVNLKEFNDIKVLVDAGVYQIESEVTSD from the coding sequence ATGAGTTTTAAGCTTTCGTACAAACCCTTTGGTGAACAAGGGATTTTGGTGGAATGGCCAAATCAAATTTCAGAGTCTATTCTGGAAAATGTGTTAGGTTTTAAATCAAAAATTAGAATTGCCGAAGATGCCGATATTGCTGAGGTACGTACAGCTTATCAATCCGTGTTAATTCTTTTTCATACACCCATTAATTTTCAGCAAAAAATAGAAGGATTAAAACGTGTTTATGCTTCAGCTGAAAAGGAAGAAAAAAGAACGTCACAACTTTGGCGAATCCCTGTTTGTTACGATGATTGCTTCGCTTTAGATTTAGAGCACCTATCAGCAGTAAAAAATATTTCAAAATCAGAGATTATAAAACGCCATATTCAAGCTACATATACCGTTTATTTTATTGGGTTTTTACCCGGGTTTTTATATTTGGGCGGTTTGGATGATACTTTAAGTATGCCAAGAAAATCGACGCCTAGATTAGTTATAGAAAAAGGTGCTGTTGCCATTGGCGGAAACCAAATAGGGGTGTATCCATCCGAAAGTCCTGGTGGTTGGAACATCATTGGGAAATCGCCCATTCCTTTTTTTAATGAAAATTTGAATCCGCCTTGTTTTGCAGTACCTGGTGATCGCATTGAGTTTTATGCTGTGAACTTAAAAGAATTTAATGATATAAAAGTATTGGTTGATGCTGGCGTGTATCAAATAGAAAGTGAGGTGACGAGTGATTAA
- the pxpA gene encoding 5-oxoprolinase subunit PxpA translates to MQTRIDLNADVGEGLGNEAELMPFISSCNIACGGHAGDIETMTTVSRLAKKHGVKIGAHPSFPDKEHFGRKAIDMPSVALYTSIKNQIKDLIRVLEAEHLNLHHVKPHGALYNLAAVDEKIAQVIIEVMKCLMLRVHLYVPYNSVIAKLAIENRIPIMYEAFADRNYNADLTLVSRSDSKALIIDSDTMVEHVFNMISTEKVKTITGDFQSIKADTFCVHGDNPESYHLISYLTKQLNAKGIQII, encoded by the coding sequence ATGCAAACCCGTATAGATCTTAATGCCGATGTAGGCGAAGGCCTTGGTAACGAAGCCGAGCTCATGCCGTTCATTTCTTCTTGTAATATCGCTTGTGGTGGTCATGCTGGTGATATTGAAACCATGACAACCGTGTCGCGATTAGCAAAAAAACACGGTGTTAAAATAGGGGCACACCCCAGTTTTCCTGATAAAGAGCATTTTGGAAGAAAAGCTATAGATATGCCTAGTGTAGCCCTGTACACCTCCATTAAAAATCAAATAAAAGATTTAATAAGAGTTTTAGAGGCCGAACATCTAAATCTTCACCATGTGAAGCCTCATGGGGCTTTGTATAATTTAGCTGCTGTAGATGAAAAAATTGCTCAAGTAATCATTGAAGTTATGAAATGTTTGATGTTACGAGTGCATTTGTATGTGCCTTATAATTCGGTAATCGCTAAATTGGCTATTGAAAATCGAATTCCTATTATGTACGAAGCCTTTGCAGATCGTAATTATAATGCTGATTTAACATTGGTTTCTAGAAGCGACTCAAAGGCCTTGATAATCGATTCTGATACTATGGTTGAACATGTTTTTAATATGATTTCAACAGAAAAAGTGAAAACTATTACTGGTGATTTTCAATCTATTAAAGCAGATACTTTTTGCGTGCATGGCGATAACCCTGAATCGTATCATTTAATTTCTTATCTAACAAAGCAGTTAAACGCTAAAGGCATTCAAATTATTTAA
- a CDS encoding DUF2891 domain-containing protein encodes MKYLYTLLALNIIWGCQSSKKKEEVYGLTTQQPVPIAEVPKLDLAHANKLAELPLHCINIEYPNRLSQTLGDDKDLKAPHVLHPAFYGCFDWHSAVHGHWSLVSLLKNFPNLEGTNQIKKRLLINMSKENIEAEVAYFYGKHNKSYERTYGWAWLLKLAETLHNWDDDTARTLEANLHPLTDLIAEKYIEFLPKLNYPLRVGTHPNTAFGLSFAYDYAEAVNHEALKSAIAERAKSFYMNDEDCPMSWEPSGSDFLSPCLEEAALMKRLLSKDEFLVWLDKFLPELKNKNYNLEPGKVSDRTDGHLVHLDGVNFSRAWNFYKIAEDLPEFNHLKNIANQSINYSLPSIFEDSYEGGHWLGSFAIYSLNAVSKN; translated from the coding sequence ATGAAATATTTATACACACTACTAGCTCTAAATATAATTTGGGGCTGTCAGTCTTCAAAAAAGAAAGAAGAAGTATATGGTTTAACCACACAACAACCGGTTCCAATTGCAGAAGTTCCAAAATTAGACCTTGCTCATGCAAATAAATTGGCCGAGTTGCCATTACACTGTATTAATATTGAATATCCTAACCGATTATCGCAAACCCTTGGAGATGATAAGGATTTAAAAGCGCCTCATGTTTTACATCCTGCATTTTATGGATGCTTCGATTGGCATTCGGCGGTTCATGGTCATTGGAGTTTGGTAAGTTTATTAAAAAACTTTCCTAATCTAGAAGGTACCAATCAAATTAAAAAGCGTTTGTTAATCAACATGTCTAAGGAAAATATTGAAGCTGAAGTGGCTTACTTTTATGGAAAGCATAATAAAAGTTACGAGCGTACTTATGGCTGGGCTTGGTTGTTAAAATTAGCCGAAACGCTACATAATTGGGATGATGATACCGCAAGAACACTGGAAGCTAACTTGCACCCTTTAACCGATTTAATAGCTGAAAAATACATCGAGTTTTTACCAAAATTAAACTATCCATTACGCGTAGGAACGCATCCTAATACAGCATTTGGTTTGTCTTTTGCTTACGATTATGCCGAAGCCGTAAACCACGAAGCGCTTAAATCAGCTATTGCCGAGCGTGCTAAATCGTTTTATATGAATGATGAAGATTGCCCGATGAGCTGGGAGCCTAGCGGAAGTGATTTTTTATCACCATGTCTTGAAGAGGCCGCTTTGATGAAGCGCTTACTGTCTAAAGACGAATTTTTAGTGTGGTTAGATAAATTTCTGCCAGAACTTAAAAATAAAAACTACAATTTAGAACCCGGAAAAGTGTCTGATAGAACCGATGGGCATTTGGTACATCTAGATGGCGTGAATTTTTCTAGAGCATGGAATTTTTATAAAATAGCAGAAGACTTACCAGAGTTTAATCATCTTAAAAATATAGCCAACCAAAGTATCAATTATTCTTTACCTAGTATTTTTGAAGATAGTTATGAGGGCGGACATTGGTTAGGAAGTTTTGCTATTTATTCCCTAAATGCTGTTTCTAAAAATTAA
- a CDS encoding DUF5004 domain-containing protein produces MNKSILSVKSILSLCLIGSLIFSCDNNDDDIVCQEALTGELTEHETALVGEWTLKSIISDEEIDLTDDDEDNASKDIFSQYDECLQDSVYNFESDRAFTYELGKNAADCKEQQEFDGTWKLNEDHMLILVSNCVESRTSIEIDEESTEFSVESTVIFTDVNDEKMTLTITTTYEKTANADVEEEEAE; encoded by the coding sequence ATGAACAAATCAATTTTATCAGTAAAAAGTATCTTATCTCTATGTTTAATCGGTAGCTTAATTTTTAGTTGTGATAATAACGACGATGACATTGTTTGCCAAGAGGCCTTAACAGGAGAGTTAACAGAACATGAAACAGCATTGGTTGGTGAATGGACTCTAAAAAGTATTATTTCAGACGAGGAAATTGATTTAACCGACGATGATGAAGATAACGCTAGTAAAGACATTTTTTCTCAATATGATGAATGCCTACAAGACTCGGTATACAATTTCGAATCTGATAGAGCTTTTACTTATGAGTTAGGTAAAAATGCTGCAGATTGTAAAGAACAACAAGAATTTGATGGCACTTGGAAATTAAATGAAGACCATATGCTTATTTTAGTCTCTAATTGTGTTGAATCACGTACTTCTATTGAAATTGATGAAGAAAGCACGGAATTTTCTGTAGAAAGTACTGTAATTTTCACCGATGTTAACGACGAGAAGATGACTTTAACTATTACCACTACTTATGAAAAAACTGCAAATGCAGATGTAGAGGAAGAAGAAGCAGAGTAG
- a CDS encoding DUF5004 domain-containing protein → MKKSVIFFTAVILCVLSFGCHESNDDFPCEEALTGELSAKELDFKGKWKLSAITCDIPIDITDDSTDNPSTNLMAQYPSCYRDNIYIFSKDREYKFLQGSTLTDCDDRFENIGTWALSDGSLLTTVTFCSRESLDITLENSDTEFSNEFNQTLVDINGNKVYLNITKTFKKK, encoded by the coding sequence ATGAAAAAGTCAGTTATATTTTTTACGGCAGTAATTTTATGTGTTTTATCATTTGGGTGTCATGAAAGCAATGATGATTTCCCTTGCGAAGAGGCTCTTACTGGAGAATTATCCGCTAAAGAATTAGATTTTAAGGGTAAATGGAAACTATCAGCTATAACATGTGATATTCCTATCGATATTACCGATGATTCTACAGATAACCCAAGCACAAATCTTATGGCTCAATACCCATCATGCTACCGAGATAATATTTATATATTTAGCAAAGATCGAGAATACAAATTTCTTCAAGGTAGCACTTTAACCGATTGTGATGATCGCTTTGAAAACATAGGAACATGGGCGCTTAGTGACGGCAGCTTATTAACTACAGTAACCTTCTGTTCAAGGGAGTCTTTAGATATTACTTTAGAAAATAGCGATACTGAATTCTCTAATGAATTCAACCAAACCTTAGTCGATATTAATGGCAATAAAGTATATTTAAATATCACTAAAACATTTAAAAAAAAATAG
- a CDS encoding YifB family Mg chelatase-like AAA ATPase has product MLKKVFASAVFGVEASTITVEVNVDGGIGYHLVGLPDNAIKESNFRIAAALQNNGYKIPGKKITINMAPADLRKEGSAYDLTLAIGILSASNQIKAENLEQYLIMGELSLDGSIHPIKGALPIAVKAREEGFKGFILPSSNAKEAAIVDNLEVYGVDNIKQVINFFDKGELLEQTIINTREEFNKRLEFPEFDFSDVKGQESIKRCMEIAAAGGHNIILIGPPGAGKTMLAKRLPSILPPMTLHEALETTKIHSVVGRVKDTGLMAQRPFRSPHHTISNVALVGGGSYPQPGEISLSHNGVLFLDELPEFKREVLEVMRQPLEDREVTISRAKFTVTYPSSFMLVASMNPSPGGYFNDPNAPVTSSPAEMQRYLSKVSGPLLDRIDIHIEVTPVPFEKLSDERKSETSVEIRKRVTEARAIQTMRFSESETVHYNAQMNSKQIRKYCGLDGASKELLKTAMDRLNLSARAYDRILKVSRTIADLDGSESINGTHISEAIQYRSLDREGWLG; this is encoded by the coding sequence ATGCTTAAAAAAGTATTTGCTAGCGCCGTGTTTGGCGTTGAGGCTTCAACTATAACTGTAGAGGTGAATGTTGATGGTGGTATTGGTTACCATTTGGTAGGATTGCCCGACAACGCTATAAAAGAAAGTAACTTCCGTATTGCTGCAGCGCTTCAAAATAATGGTTACAAAATCCCTGGTAAAAAAATAACCATAAATATGGCTCCTGCCGATTTGCGGAAAGAGGGCAGTGCTTACGATTTAACTTTAGCCATAGGCATTTTAAGCGCATCCAATCAAATTAAAGCCGAAAACTTAGAGCAGTATTTGATTATGGGTGAATTGTCTTTAGATGGCAGTATACACCCCATTAAAGGCGCACTTCCTATTGCGGTTAAGGCGCGGGAAGAAGGCTTTAAAGGCTTTATTTTGCCAAGTTCTAATGCTAAGGAAGCTGCTATAGTAGATAATTTAGAGGTTTATGGCGTAGATAATATCAAACAAGTTATCAATTTCTTTGATAAAGGTGAACTGCTAGAACAAACCATTATTAATACGCGTGAAGAGTTTAATAAAAGGTTAGAGTTTCCGGAATTCGATTTTAGTGATGTGAAAGGTCAGGAGAGCATCAAGCGTTGTATGGAAATTGCAGCTGCTGGAGGTCACAACATTATTTTAATCGGTCCTCCGGGTGCAGGAAAAACGATGTTAGCTAAACGCTTACCAAGTATATTGCCGCCAATGACGCTTCATGAAGCTTTGGAAACCACTAAAATTCATTCGGTGGTTGGTCGGGTGAAAGATACAGGGTTAATGGCGCAACGGCCCTTTAGGAGTCCCCATCACACGATATCAAATGTTGCCTTGGTTGGTGGGGGAAGTTACCCACAACCTGGAGAAATTTCATTATCACATAACGGGGTTTTATTTTTAGACGAACTCCCAGAATTTAAACGCGAAGTTTTAGAAGTGATGCGCCAACCGTTGGAAGATCGCGAGGTTACCATTTCAAGAGCAAAATTTACGGTTACTTATCCCTCCTCGTTTATGTTAGTAGCCAGTATGAATCCCAGTCCGGGCGGTTATTTTAACGATCCTAATGCGCCAGTAACTTCCAGCCCCGCCGAAATGCAGCGGTATTTAAGTAAAGTTTCAGGACCCTTGTTAGATCGTATTGATATACATATCGAAGTCACACCAGTCCCTTTTGAAAAACTTTCTGATGAACGCAAAAGTGAAACGTCGGTAGAGATTAGAAAACGCGTAACAGAGGCTAGGGCGATTCAAACCATGCGTTTTTCCGAATCTGAAACTGTGCATTATAATGCCCAAATGAATAGCAAACAAATTAGGAAATACTGTGGGTTAGACGGGGCTTCAAAGGAATTACTAAAAACGGCCATGGACCGATTAAATCTTTCGGCAAGAGCCTATGATCGTATTTTAAAAGTATCCAGAACTATAGCCGATTTAGACGGTTCTGAAAGTATTAATGGCACCCATATTAGTGAAGCCATTCAATATAGAAGTTTGGATCGTGAAGGGTGGTTGGGGTAA